A window of the Lolium perenne isolate Kyuss_39 chromosome 7, Kyuss_2.0, whole genome shotgun sequence genome harbors these coding sequences:
- the LOC127317312 gene encoding uncharacterized protein — protein sequence MAKIFLHGCILIVSGHQPTTTASEPREEAEDGAPATEATRRRRLMWCCVLPAANCAGIVQRGIRRAREHACLPESSREQACLPESSERHLLNIRGRRLATTGSRFGAQERGCQMGADSERACAIWGKWERCEHTEAINENWRRPSSTH from the exons ATGGCTAAGATCTTTCTCCATGGCTGCATCCTCATCGTCTCCGGTCACCAGCCCACCACCACCGCATCAGAGCCGCGCGAGGAGGCCGAGGACGGGGCGCCGGCCACCGAGGCGACGCGGCGAAGGAGGCTGATGTGGTGTTGCGTATTGCCTGCGGCCAACTGTGCGGGAATAGTTCAGCGTGGGATCAGGCGAGCCCGGGAGCACGCATGCCTGCCGGAGTCAAGCCGGGAGCAGGCATGCCTGCCGGAGTCAAGCGAGAGGCACCTGCTCAACATCAGAGGGAGGAGGCTAGCAACAACCGGTAGCCGATTCGGTGCGCAG GAGCGTGGTTGTCAAATGGGAGCTGATTCAGAAAGAGCATGTGCAATATGGGGGAAATGGGAGAG ATGTGAACATACTGAAGCAATAAATGAAAATTGGAGGAGACCATCTTCCACCCATTAG